Genomic window (Dictyoglomus sp. NZ13-RE01):
CAATTCCCTATTTTCTATGGAGTCTCTTTTTTTTATTAATTGTTTCCTAAGTTCTATTTTGTTCATCGTCATAGTATTAGATTATAACATGAAAAATAATTGTTTATAATTTTTGAGATAAGCTAAGAAGAAAATTGAGAGAATTATTTTGATCACCAAAAATAACAAATCTAATACTGTCAATATAATCCCTCCAGGATATATTATTTGGATGTTTTAATATTAGAGGGAAATTATCTTTGGATAATAGAAAAACTATTTCTAACTCGTATAAATAAAAGGACTTTATAATTCTAAAGCTTAAATTTATAAGAAATGGATAGTTTAAGTAACTTAGTGAAAAAATTGCCTTCTGAGGTATGCTCATCTTAAAATCTCTATATCCCTCATATCCACTTATAAGAGGTTGAAATACAATATTACCATATTCGTCATAGTATTCTCTATTTGAATTTGCAGTAGCTTCTGTGAAAGGTACATCTTTCCAAAAAATAATTCCATATAAGTCTATTAGAGATATAGTTATAAGTAACCTTGGATTTAATTTAAGAAAAATATCTAAATCAAAACTTAAACCAAAGCCTCTTCCTGGTATAAGATCATTTCTTTTATATAATAAATTTTTGTTGTATGAATATTCTAAGTTTAGATTAAATTGATAGCTTTCTTCATCTAATCTTGAAAAGATACCACTGAGTTTTCCTTTTTGTAAATCAATCCCATATAAAACTTTGAAATTTAAGAGTATATCAAGTCTTTCTAAATTAATCTTCTTTGATAACATTCCACCAAAAACAGAATATCCTTCTAAGTTAGCTAAAATGTTGTAACTTTCTCCTACGGATATAGAATTTTTGTTAATAATTTTTTTAAGAAGGTTTAAAGTAGAATCATTTATTTCAAAAGTATATTCTGAGTAGTAAAAGCCTGTAAGTTTCCAATTCTTTGCTGGAAACTCTAACTTCCCATTGGTAAAAAGAAAGTAGAAAGTTTTGTTAAATATCGATGTGTCTAAAATATTTAGGGAATATGGGAAGGAGTTTTCCAAGTCTAAAAAATTACTATATGCATTAAAATAAACTGATAAGTTATTATCAAGTAGATTATACCCTAATGTAAATTGAATTAATAATAATGGTAAAATTAAGAGAAATATAAAATATTTAATAGGTAAAGAGGGAGAGTTTTTGCCTCTCCATCTTTTTATTTTATTATTAGAATATGGACTCAATATATCCGTCACTGTATCTAACCATGGGAATTCCTGATTGTAGATAAAGATCCGCTAAATTTGCTCCTATATTATTCTTTATACACCCAGTGAATGTATTGTCACCTGTTTCATTCCCATCTACTTTGAAATATAATGTCAAATTATCCTGGTTTTTCATATATACCTCCATTATCTCAATTCCTTCATTATAATAGCTTTGGGCTTCTTGATAAGTTTTTAGCCAAACCTTGCTACCATCAGGATTTGTTCTTTCATATCCCGCTTGAATCTTGTATAGTTGATACTCATCGTGTAGTATGCTTAAATTCGCATCAATCTTTGGCCTTTTTGGAGCCTCTATGTGTCCATTAAAGCTTGCTTGCCATTTAGAATAGTTATCAGGTCCATCTGGTATATGTGGATTATAATCATCTGGATTTAAGTTTTGAGCTGAGATTGTTCCTGTAAAGTATGCTCCAGTTGGAGATCCATCTTTCATTTCTCTAAATGTGCCTGTAAAAGATATATTTGTTGGAGGATTATTTGTAGCATTGTTTGGTAAATTCACAAGTTTCCCATCTCCTATCAAATTACCTTCTGCTTGGATAGTAGTTGTTGTAATTTTACCCCCAATTTGGAGTTTTACTAAGTAAGGAAGATATCTATCCTTTGGTGTATCATAAAATTCTCCAAACTCAACATATAGTCCAGTCTGGTTAAAATCAATGTTTAAGTAGGAGGATGTTATATTTCCTTTAATGGAAAGGGTTTTAAGAGGGTTAGAGTCAGAAAAATAAGTAGCGTTAAAGTTACCGCCTACTACTAAATTTCCATCTTTGGTTTTCATCGTTGCATTTATATTTCCAGATGTTAGTTGATTATTGTTATTGAATTGAACTATGATGCTTCCTTCATCGATTTTTTCATTTGAAATATATCCCTCAAAGGTGCATGATTGATTTTCAACTTGAGTAATTGTTAAATTATAGTTCATTTCAGTATATGTAAAATTGAAAGTTCCTGATCCTGTTGTTTGGCTTATACAGTTGATTATAAATCCAACTCTTTGCATGGTCTCACTGAGATCTGGCACTATCTTTTCTTCTATCTCTTCTGAAAATCTCTGGAATGGTGTATCAACAATTCCTGGAACTCCTATTCCTTTATAATCATGAATAGTTAAAACAATATTTCTTAGATCAGAAATCAAAGCTTTTGCCTTTGCAATATCTCCGGATTGGTTAGTTGTAAAACTCCAAATAGGACCATTTGTTACTCCTCCTTTTACATCTTTTGCAACGATTTTCCAATAATAAGTAGTATTGTAGTTTAGATCAAAAATTTGATAGCTATTATTATTATGATTTTCTTTAATTTTTGGCAAAGAGTTTTAATTTGTACCGAAATATATATCGTATACTAATGCATCCCCATCAGGATCACTGCAAGACCAGCTTAAAACAGGGTTAATAGTTACTCCTGGGGCTTCATTTGGTGGGAATGGATCTTGAGGGATATTTGGGGAATTGTTTTGAGGTTTTGGAACACATCCACCCATTAAAAGAAGTAGGATCAATACTATTGGGAACCATCGGATCTTTTTCATTTTTTACCTCCCCACTTTAGTTTTTAGGAAGAGGAGCTCTTCCATAAATCACTTTATAATGTAAAATTAATTAAATCAAGTGATCTACGTCACACTTTTTATAAATTTCTATTGCTATTTTTAATATTTTTTTGTATACTTAAAACAGATTTATGTAGTATAAATAGTGTTATTATGTAAAAATAGTAGAACAGTTTAAAGTGGGAAAAACCCCACTTTTTCTTTTTAAAAATGAAAGATCAAATTAAAATGGAGATTATTAATAAAATAAAGACGATTGTAGAGCCTATTCTTCAAAGAGAAGGAATAGAGCTGGTAGATATTGAGTATCAAAGAGAAAAATATGGATGGGTATTAAGAATATTTATTTTTAAAGAGGGAGGAGTTTCTGTAGAGGATTGTGCTTACGTAAGTGAGAAGGTTAGTAAGGAATTGGATTATTATGATCCAATTCCTCATTCTTATATCTTAGAAGTTTCTTCGCCTGGATTAGATAGACCTTTAGTTAAAATTAACGATTTCAAAAGAAATGTTGGGGAAAAAGTAAAGGTTATTTTAAGAGAGAATGAGGAATACGAGGGAAAAAGAATTTTTGAGGGCAGAATAGTAAATGTTTACAATGATATAGTAA
Coding sequences:
- a CDS encoding ribosome maturation factor RimP; protein product: MKDQIKMEIINKIKTIVEPILQREGIELVDIEYQREKYGWVLRIFIFKEGGVSVEDCAYVSEKVSKELDYYDPIPHSYILEVSSPGLDRPLVKINDFKRNVGEKVKVILRENEEYEGKRIFEGRIVNVYNDIVIFEVKGKIVDIPLQKIHHAKIIVEF